ggtctggaccacataAAAAACATAGATCCATCATCGTGCTTTAGTTCTGGTCTGttttatacaaacaaacagagctgtAAACAGAAGTCATATGGACTGATGTGAAACTCACTGACTGGACAGTTTTTGTTAACAAGAACCCACAGAGGATCAGATTCCTGTGACTGGACACGCTGAACCTTGACCTTCTGACATCACAGATAAATAATTATGAGAGCTGCTGTAACTGGACATCACCGTCATCAATAATGACAGACGTGTAGAAACAGGTGTCTTGTATGTTATAAGTAGGTTATTATAAGGGGGAAAGTTACTGTGTGGTCACCATGTTTCACTCAAGTTGTAAATGAGGGAAAATAGACAACACACTTCTGTTGACGTGCTGTTGACTTTCTGactgatcattaaaaaaaatcatcacgCCGACCTGCTGACTTTCACacgttaccatggttaccaaatTGCCCTGAATAAATACAGATCACAAGAATTGTTTTCTTCACAGTCCACAGGCAGCGGATGGTTTTAGTTCTTTATGGCAGTAATTTAGCTTTAACTAATGTATGAGTTAAACAGTGGGCTTCAACTTGAGCCCcgttgtttcttttctttttgtccatGTTACATTTCTAAAAAAGGAAGTGTAGTGAATGATCaattttaacttcctgtttgtgatgTACTATTGATGAACTGACAACTATGACTGGACCACTGACTGTTGAGCTTCTAATGAGATTCATGGACGTCACGtcctgtaaagtgccttgagataatgaTTGTTATGATTTTTGCTACACATATAAagtaaaattgaattgaattatttacagtggtgttttcatgtctgtgtgttcaggtctgactgaatcatgactcagGTTTTTGTCCAATGTGAGTTTCAGATGGTTTTGGATGTTGATATGATCTTATTCGTCTGATTTGGTTTAcagatcagtttgagtgttttgatacaatatgtgaataaatgtaaccagtaatctaagacttttattttgtcgAAGTAGCTCAGAGTAAAAAGAATTGAAGAGCTCTGGTGTAATATCATGGATCCTGTGGTTGGTCTGTTTAGCATGAGAACCAGAGAAGAGCAGCGTCATCAGTTACTCACGTGATTCCTGTTGGACTGTTGATGTCGTTGGGGAACAGCTCCTTCAGAACATCACTCTCATCCACTTTCAGGTTTTGGTCACTGGCTGTGATCTTCTCCacctacacacaaaaacaacagtgatgaGCAGAGTGAAAGAGCAAACAGCTGATTCATGAATGAATCTCATCAGTGAACGTATCAAGCTTCTTCATGTATTTGTGAGGTGCGGACCCCCTATTACACATCTCTCACCATGTGACCACCATGTTTACTACTGAACCACGCTGTGAGTGTGACACAGAGCGTAACAGTCTACCTGTCTCACCAACACACCCTCTGACAGTGTgggtgtgtagctgtgtgtccTCACAGGGCTGCACGTGGACAGGAAGCTGGTGATTTTCTGCTGCCGCTGTTTAACCAGTTGGACATCCGGAGGGAcaaactcctcctcctgctcttaaaaagtgtgtgtggttgtgtgtcaaTGATGTTTAACCAGCCAACAGTTCAGCTGTCACACAACTGTCCCTGCACAAACCCTCAACAgctgcacgcacgcacacaaacacacaactgacCCATTCATCAGTACAACTATAAAGTACAAGATGCTCTTCATGTTTCACTGAAACAATTCAGCTTTCACACACACGTGTCACTGAGAAGTGAggtgagagaagaaagaggacagaACTGAAAGCAGCCACAGATGTTTGAGTGGAGCTGTACCCCTGCTGCAGAGACCTGGTCTGACACAGTCCAGCGGGACTCCTGACGCTTAATGGGTGAGATGTTACACGTGGGTCTAAAGGTGAGTGGCTCGACTCTGGTGAGGTGAACCAGAGGGGATGAAAGCCTGGCAGACCTCTGTGGTTCAGGTTCCTGAAGATTAAGAAAATGAGTCAGAATCCAGACTGAAATCTTACACTTGGTCCACTTCAGTCACTTGTGTCACATGATGGAAAAGATGATGGTTAAGTTTTAACCAGTGCAGATGTCTACGTTGGTGATGTGACGGCTTCTGTAGCTGCGACCTGAAGCTTATTTTTTTAGCAGGGATGcagattttctctcttctgatgTCTACACCGAGGTCATCCTCTGATGCAGAGTCTCGACCTGAGAACGCACCGTCTTTCCCAAACTTCAAAAAGTAGCTGGGATCATTCAATTAATTCAATCATTAGTTAACAGGATGCTGTAACTATAACACATCAACACGTTTTCATTTTAGGATTtagaaaattttatttaaattgctCTTTACGTGTTTATGTTTATGAGCTTGTATTATTATAACGCATCTACAGCACTTTAACATTTACCATATCATGACCTGAGGGCAGACATGCCATCACGTTCAACCTCAGCTTAAtcactgtctctgcagctgttttttccccctcacaaACCAACCCAACATAAGTTTGGTAAGCAACATAGTCCTGAAGCATTTTTTTCTGGATAAGCTCTGGATGTTCTGGATAAGCTGTAACATCAGTTCTTGTCCTTTATGAAACTAATGTAACTTAGTGCCAGTGAAGTCACCGGCAAAtctaaaggcagatgtgtggctgctgcattttggagttaaaaactatgaagacagtgaagagttggacaaaaacaaagctacaTGTGAGACGTAAAAAAGAAGCTGTATGTAGCTGAAGCTGTTCATACACAGTGTAGCCGGTGCGCTGGAATACATTGTGGctcagacagaggacagacagacaggaggctAACCTCTAGCAGAGCGGTATTGAGCAGAGCGATGGGCTTGTCAGATGAATCCTTACTGTGTTTGGGACGAGCCAGCCCCAGTTCTTCCCTGTGGAtctacaggttttaaaaagaaggagggagggcaCAACAGAtaagctgcagccacagactgTATCCGCTAGTCAGAGCTGATTACGCCACGGTATGATTTCAATAAACTGCTTCTGAGAGCATCTAACAAAAGGACAGTATCTGACAATCTGCGAAACTCTGAAACAATTACATCACTTTACACAGCGATTGGACAGTGAGAAACTATGAATGTCTGAGGAGAGACATTCTCAAAGTCTATTTGTACAATCAACCATAGAGGCAGACACAGTGCTGTCAATGTCTAAGCTACTATGAACTGGTCACTGGTTCATAGCTGTGCTGAATCAATACTCAATAAATACAGTGGAGGTCGTCCAGTATGGCTGTCACCATTAAGTTAGAACTAAAGCTGtgtgatatgcaaaaaaaaaatttgattttgtttatacGTGAGTTAACTGTGCAGCCCTAGTTAGAACTAATTTTAactattaattaattagttcAAATTGGTGTGATATGGGTCTTGAGATTgtactgtgacatatttttcCATGTTGTGATGATCCAAACAACATGGCTCCACTCTATAGTGTCCTACTTCATTAGTCACATGTTTATTAGCTCACTTTAGAGGCAGGTCAAGTTGATGGTGACATTTGAAGGGCACCTTCTGCTGGACCACAgggtgaaatattcaaacaggTCATGACTGTtcaagtattttactttttccctccctctgtgaggCTACACCCAAATTCAAAAGTCTTCCTGAATTCAAGAAAATGAGTAGGTGGGGGCACCTTCCAGTGCGAGCTCCCAGCAGCTCTGCAGACCTCTGCAGCCGTCTTCACTGCTGGACCGAACTTCAGTTTGGGGCCCACATGATGGGGCAGAGTTTCTCCTGCTGGACTCTGAGGCAGCGACATCAGTAAACCAGACCAACCTGAGAACTCTCAATAAATGACACCGAGGGGTGAAGCACCAACCAGCCCAAAGGTTCTTGATGTTCTGAGCTAGTTCTTCATCGTGACAGAGAAGTGAGTGAATGTGCCCCTTTAGAGACCACCGGCCTTGTGGATAATACACATATTTTGCTGACACATGCCCACCCTCAGTGCACTTTCACACCAGATGACAAGAAACAGTGAATCTTTGAAGGGGAGCACTGATCTCTTCAGACAGACACACCACAGAACCAACAGGCCAGTGAGTCCATGCAGAGATCAGCGACAGGACAAACAGCTGCCATAGACTAAAGCTACCTGAACACATCTGGACCAGGTGGAGCGGGCTTCAGCCCGAGCTGGACTCCCTGACTTGTGGCGAACCCTCTTGTCAGACTCTAACTGGACATGATCTGGCAACACAGGCCTGAGATCCTCAGGCACTATCTGCTGGGACACAGAGaccaggagacagacagagagagagacagaagtcaGACAGAAGAAGTGTGAAGCAGACAAcaaggacagaggaagaagtgAAGATGAGAGTAGCAGAGTGAAGATCGTTCCAGCTGCTGTAGCCGACAGAAGAACGTGTGAAGCAGCTGAGGAGAAAGAGCTGCATGTGTGCACAGCTGCACATACATGTCTGTGAAGCACAGTATTCACCTTTCCATGGGATAAACCCCCGAGGTCTGTGCTTCACTCTCAGGACAGGCGCTTCCTCATGCTCCTCATCCATCTCTACACACATGGTGCACATATCAGCAGACAATAAAAATACCAGTGTGCGACTTTCGGCCCATTTTTATCAGCATTACTTTCAGTCCAGAAAAAGCAGGCCCATATGTGAAGGTGATTGAATACTCCTGACTAAATCACTGAAACGTGAAAGACAAGCTTAGACAATTCAACATGATGAGCGGTGAATTTGAGCTTGTTaatactgccatctagtggcacTTAGACAAACAGACATTACATGAATATGTCAATTATGATATTGAagttacatttttctcaatAAGTAGTAGcctataaaaatgacattaatgatgtcaacattatttatatattattattaataatgtcaaTATTCCTAAACTCAATTCATAAGTAGGTTGAATGGGAATTGCTTCCCCTCAGAAATTGATGAAGTGGTAGCACCCGAATTTAAACGCCTTTCACACGTTCAAAATTGACGTGTTGACACGGCCTTTTCTGTCGTCTTTAGACATTTTCGACCGATCTGCGGTCCATAGTCCGGGACCCTCCAGGATTGTGCCAAAAATCACTCGCTcattccctcctccctctcactaTCCAGGGAGTTCTATGTAGAGGACTACACAGTGAGCTCATtggtaaaaggaaaaaacactttCGGACAGGTCATTTTCTCTGCAccgtttttctgtctttcagcgtgagtgcaatgcatgatggtatatattgcttGATCAGTGACCATCGGTTGTCATGATGCATTATACTACGAGTTCGCTATTTAGGGTGCTGTAATTCTCATTATACGTTCCGGCGGCACTACAAAATGGCAAACTACTACGTAGCCGACCCCTCCCACCCTGGACACAAACTCTTAGAGAGACACTCCCCTCTGGCAGGAGGCTGCAGTCCATCAAGACCAAAACCTCTTCCCAACTGCAGTTGTCCTCATGAACAACACcccccactgacacacacacacacacacacacacacacacacacacacacacacacacacacacacacacacacacacacacacacacacacacacacacacacacacacacacacacacacacacacacacacacacacacacgtcagatCTGGTTGGTTGCTGACCACTCTTCATGTCTCAGTTCAACAGGTGTGCGTTCACCATGTgaacagcaggaggagctgctgagaCGCTAACATCTCACTGCTGGATTACACCCATGACTTCACACTGCCATTTCTCTGCAGCGGCAATTCACACTGTACTTCTTACAATACAGAAACAAAGTTAAATGATATAGTAATAGTATAAGAACATTTTTCAGGGCTCCTTTGTCCAGATTTTCCAATTACATTAACAACTGTGTGGATGTCACACATGAGAAGAAAAGCAAAGGAACAGATGGAGGTAAAGAACAGCCGTCAGAGCTGCAGGGATCAGGAGAAAATCAGTGTGTGAAGCACCCAGCATGTGCATGGCAGCAGCTAATCCACATCATGTGCTTTGAGTCTGACatgcagtgagcagcagcactgaTACACTGAACCTCCAGGCTCACACTGAGCTGGGTGTGACTGCTCTCCAGTGCAATGAAAAACCGCTTCCTGTGCCCAGTGTCAGAGGAAACTGCAGAATCAAACCCCAGCTTACCTGCTCCACACTCGGCTCagcctcgggggggggggggggggggggggggggggggggggggggggagtgctTGGAGATActgaaattctctctctctctcttgctctcactttcactgtttgttttcactttatCTTCTACGCAGCAAAAGGAAGAGTGAGTAGGGACGAGGTTAATGAAAGTCACAGATCAGTGACTACAGCCCTTCAGCACAGCAGAACGTCCATGTTTCAGGTTTTTTGAGTCAGAGTCATGTTTGTCTGATAGTTGCTCCCTAAATCACAATTGAAGCGACTAATTGTGTTATTAATGTCATTAGAAGAATTTAGTTGAAACAGGTTTTTATTACTGTTACTCTGCTGGTTGGTCAGGAAGGGCATCTTGTGTAACAGTTATGCCAAACCAAATATGCGGATGATGAACCGCGGTGGCAACTCCTCACAGGAGCAGCTCTAAGACAATGACtgtacagtgaaataaaaacattacgTTTATCTAGCCGACAGACGTCTTCATTAAGCCACAACAATTAACTTTAAAAGATTTGATAAGTGGATTCAGATTTCATAAAATGCTATCAAATCCCATCCCTGACCAGAACAGCCAATTAGAGTGAGTGTTCGTGGGGTGGGGGATAGTTACTGTGTGTCACTTCACTCAGTTTTTAATGAGGACCTGcaaatacccacacacacacacaagtgttttAACTGTTCTGCACTCTCTCATTTATTAGTGGAAACCTCCACACTCACACTGATGCACCAGCATGTTATGTTACTATGGTTACTAAATGACTTTTGCATAATTATGTTGATTACATAGCAGACTTTGTTGTAGTTGTGCTTTTGAAGTCAAGCTAAAATTACAAATCTATTGTCAAAGAATCCTGTTGTTGCTCTGCCATCATCccttcagctgcagagagagaccCTCCTGCTCAGACAGTCTTGGTCCGGTGGTCTAGTTTTCTGCCTAACCCTTTGTTTTCTAATACGTAGTAGAACATGAGCATGGTTAAAGATAGATTATATTTGCATTACAACGTGAACTGAACCGGACATCCTGTACCGAACAGCACGGCACAGATATGTGAACCGTTACATCCCCAGTTCCTCTGTCACTCAGATTTATATTTGGACTAGAATAACTCTCTCAACTTCAAACTACAGCTTCCACAGACATCAGTGAAAGCAGCACAACTGCAGTTTGTTGTCAGCCACACATTCACATCTGTATCAAACATTTCTCCAGCTCAGGTAACTACACCAACACATATAGACTGGAGAACTCGGGAGTATTTCTATCGTGGTCTCCATTCACAGTTCCACAGGCAGAGCTAGGACGTGTTGCCATGTGACGGCGTGTGGACTGATGAGCTTCACTGTCAGTGGTGGAGAGGCTGTTTCTTACCGTGTGGTGCTGGCTGCTGCGGGTGCGGGTGGTGACCGGCGTCTTCCCTCGGCTCCTCACCGGTCTCTCCACCAGCGGAGCCGGTTCAGGATCTGCCACAGGCTCTGATTCTGGTGTCACTTCTaacgaaacacacacaaacactttacctttatcaaaaaaactgcagctcctgtgatttggatattggCCATATTGAGATTTCGATTAATTATGGATCTCTACAGACGACATAGATGTGTTGaacatgttttaattataaaaacaaattattatttagcATTAGTGTCATTatagtttttcaaaataaagtgccGGTTCTTATGTTAACTTCTTCCCCTCCAGGAAGACATTACTCTCACGTCAGttcatttcagctcagtgaaAATCAACATGAAGACTTGCTTGATAAATCATTCACCTATACATTTCTGAAGTTTGCATAATGcaaatatctaaaataaaaaaaaagcaagggTTAGAACCAATATAAAAAGAAGATACACATCTGTTAGAAGGGTAAACCTGTGGAAGAGTTGTGATAATGAATTAAGAATGTGTAGTTCACTTGGTAAATTCACCTATTATCACCTCCTTGTGATAGAGTTCCAGAATAcatttatccagagtcatagaaaatatgaaccctttgtgtgaaattttgtcataactgctgtgtgaagtctcgAGTATTGGTGTtttgaggtcacactgaccttgacctttgaccaccaaaatctaatcagtttgtcgttgagtccaagtgaatgtttttgccataTTACATATAcaagaagttctgtcaaggcgttactgagatatggCGTTCAAGGACTGAAAtaaaattgaactgaactgaaataaaactttcaaGATCTCCATATTTCTATATTGTCAGTCTTAtaggtttgattttttttcacaacacaGCTCATGATGTAATGATTTGACTCTTATAACTCAGATGATATAAAAGTAAAACCTTTCATGCCACAACATGAGAgtattcagttttcagtctctGCAAGTTGGTTTTCACAGTTGGCTGAAATGAACTGAGAACAGAGTTTGCTTTGTGGTTGTcaatgtaaatgcaaatgttgttAGCAGGCAGCAACAAGCAAACTCACTATTCCAGTAGGACAACACATAATATCAGATATCCCTCcggcaggaacacacacacacacacacacacacacacacacacacacacacacacacacacacacacacacacacacacacacacacacacacacacacacacacacacacacacacacacacacacacacacagatctcattttatattcaaacacTAATCCTTTAATCTGCCACAGCCGTGTACATAACACTGATCTTACCGTCCTCCTTGTCACTGTACAGGTCTGATTCAGATTTGCCGTTGTGGTTGACTTGTATCTCTGTGAGAACCAGCTGTGGCGGCTGCACAGGACCATTGTCCAGCAGcttctgcagcttcttctcATACAGTTTACGGGTGGACgctgggaggaggagcagagggagaaattACATCAAATCAGTACAAGAtgatgtcattgtgtgtgtgtgtgtgtgtgtgtgtgtgtgtgtgtaattaagtCATTTATCTAACTATTTGTTACAGATGTGCTGTGGTTAATTCTTTGTGCCAACATGTGTGACCACAGAACAGCCGCAGGCTAGAAAATCCTGAGTGGCACCTTCATACTCTGACTGATTAGTGGCGTACAAACGAGTCAAACTTCATCTAGAGGCTTTTCAGCATTTACATCCATCATCTCAACCCTCTGAAGCTCATGGGCACATATACGCTCCAGAAAATTTCACGTTGTCTTTAGAGCATCATAACTCCTCAACGGTTGAGCTACAGACATGCTGTTTCTTCACTTTAAACTAGAATCAGCATTTTCTAACATGCCCCTGATTGTCTGTGTGAGTCAATGACTTCAGTTGATGAACATGAAAAGTTAGAAAAGCCGTTTGCCTGGTGCGTTGCTGCTTCCTCTTTGTATGTTTAGACCGCTTTATGGGCTTTTCTTGTTGTATGGGCTATTAACTCCTATTATACTGAAAATAAGTCATTGAGTGACACATTTTATTAGCTGAGGTTGTGCTGATTCTGGACCTGTTAAGCACTTAGTGAAACTttcaaaaatgacaacattataaggaaaaacacaaaaggtaTGAAAAAACGGAATGTGGGCCTCAGAGGGTTAGAAGAAGAATCTTCTGCTTTCTTTATTTCCCTTCAGtctgtttatttactgttatttatGCTTTAGTACCATCTCATCACtctcatgttttctgtgttacaCCTCCTCTTAACTGGCAGAGCAGCAGAAGCAACAGCTGCGGTCAGCTGTCGGTGTACACGTCTGTTTATCCACACGTCTGCTCTGCACTCAGCCCAACACACACTCGCATCTACATGACTGTGTCTACGTGGGCTGTCCCTCCAATTCTTTGACAACTGCACATTAGAGACACGGCTATAAGAGTGCATAATATTTTGTTCTTGGGTATCAGTGTCATCAGGAACTGACATCTGGAGCTCAGTGTGGCaggtttttatatatatatatatatgaaaatatctAGAATCTCACAAATCTAAAGAAGTGGAAGAACAACTGTCAGCCCAGTGTTATTCAGTCACTGAGCAGACTGATCACAGCAATGTAAACCTAAGCAACATCACTTTGTGCAGTGTCcatgtttacatatttacagATAGTTTGGTATGAGGTGATATTAGTGCTAATGTATAAGACTAAGTATGCTAAGTATAATTATAGAAAGATCAGCCATATACAATCATGTCTGCAGCTTTACCAACCCAAAAGCCTCTGCTGTAGATGTCCTAGTACCGCTGCTGTAGAGACTGTGTGACAGCAACGGTTCTctttttaaaggggctatttgtaagttttctgtGGTGTCTTGTGGGGAGCAGGTGGTAGTGtttgttgcttgacaagagctaCGGTCATTGTTGCGAATACGAGGCAAGAGGCTAgaatacgtcctctgagcagtgctacgtcttcaggacagactggatgCTATTGTGGCTTGGCATCGGAACGTGATGAGCTGGTCTggagctagctagttagcatgctaacttcagtagaagaaaagacgtgataaagacgagttaacattggtgcttgtttccacctctggaaacagctgttggtgagtgaaggaatgaagtttgatgctgaactcattATTTCTTCTAGACttctaagtaaacagctgctaatgctaacattagctatgtagtaATAGCAAAGCTACAAATAGCTAATAATGGAACAGAATGATAGGTGGTTCTactttgctgcttttgtctgcAGGTGCTTCATTAAATCAACAGAACttaaacactgagagaaaaaactgCAAAGTAGAAGCTTTTGTAAGTAGTGAATAAGTGGGTGAGCAGAGTGGTGCATGAATTAGTGCTGTGCTAAATGTATTAGTGAGCtgccttttatttgtttgtgataACTGTTATTTGAGACCgagttgtttttttgaataccagcagagatactgtatgtgtgtcctGCTATGTTAAACTAACTGACCAACACATTGATCCAGTGTCTTCACTTGCAGAGTGGGTCAAACATGGTGTGCTGTTAGTTAACATGTGAAAGCCACATGTGAATTCCATCATCTGTGTGGAGAGTGCAGAACCAGCACACCacatccctctgtgtgtgtgtgtgtgtgtgtgtgtgtgtgtgtgtgtgtgtgtgtgtgtgtatgcaaagTGCAGGTGACACCTCAGTGTTTACTCTCATATGaccctgctgctgtttctgtgaatGTGAACACTCACCCACAATCGGCCCCGCGTCCACTCCGTGTTTGAGCAGCTCGTCCCTCAGGCCCTCGTCAGTCAGCATGGTCACATCCAGCTCCTCTGGCGGAACCTTGTCTGTTTTCCTGGTGGCTTTCTGTGGGATGACGACAGGGCGTGATGAGCTGTACTCAGCAGGGTCAGAGTCAGGCACTACCATAGATTTATTTTGGTCCTCAGGCAATGTAATCAGCAAGTAATCACATCAAAGTCAGACGACACAGTTTTGTTTCGTGGGTATGGGCTGTTTGTGCAGCGACTACTACGACATGACAGCACTCTATTCACATgcgagacaaacacacactgacaatgaGGACTTCCCCTCTGATCCAGAAGAGGACGGAGAAATCTGACCATCTCAGTATTTTGTCTTCtctgagaggagaaagagaagaaggcaggagggaggagaggagaggagaggagagaggaaacaaggacaggagagaggagaggaaccAGACACTCggcaggtttttaccagcagctgaatgatccacagaTGTGTCCCccctctccataacaaacagaccaagAGATTAAAACCATTTCTACAAAGATGAACAGAGATTTGCTCTGcactgatgtactgtatgtactgagGCCTGAAGAGCTCTTGTGGTGCGGGCGGGATTGCACAAAAAGAATTTTGCGCATAcacgaaaaaaagaaaacacatttttgtgcaGGCATGCTTGACCCCTGCTGCTAAAACTCCATCTTAGAGGAAGCAGTGGGATGATCCCAAACGTTGAGAGGGGGAAgcaaaaaagaggagaagataGTAACACAATGGGTGCTCAGTTCACACCCTCAGGTGTGTGTCTACCTGTTCACCTCCTGTGAACCTTCAGCTGGACACATTCATTCTCTCTCAAGGAAAAGCTGTGAACTTTCAAACAGTTACAGAAACCTGTTTACCAGGCTGCCTGATAAAAAGATGCAAGTTGGCTGCTTCATTTCATTCATGATCTCTACACAGATCTGTGGAGGCACATCTGCGATGTGTTCAAGTACACAAACAGAACCAGAAAAAACAGTTTCCTTCAATCTTCTAAAATGAAGTGAAGCCAGAgagacagctgctgcaggtgattGATGCTCAGAGAGTAAACAACGTGCTGGGCTGCAGCCGCACCTCATACTCCAGCCTACAGgaaattacagtgtgtttgaagCCAGCGGCCTCTGAGATGAAGAAGCCCTGTGTCTCCTCCCTGGCTCACTCAGCCTCTGAGTGAACAAAGTCAGTGTGCAGGAAATGCTTTCCCTGAACGTGATGTCAGTTTACAAGTTACACATGCTGCCGTGTTTCCAAACATCTGAGTTTCAAATGATAGAGCCTTGCTGCAGAAAAGTCTAAAAAGGAACTCAATGGTGTTCACGAGTGCCTGTTCTGGAGCAGGTGATGTCCCTGATATTATCCATACCAAGGTGTACATGGACTACAGGAGGGAAGTGGACACAGACACGTGCCTCTGTACTACACTGGGTGTTTGCTGGGGCAGGATATCAAACCTAATGTATGCCGATGTGTTCTACACGTGTGCAGTCAGTTTGCCAACATCAACAGTTGTGTACAATCTAAAACAGAAATTGAGCTGGTAGACCAGTAGATAGTAGGTAAACCTCATCAACACAAAGACCAGGCTGTGgttcacagaaataaaaccagCGGAGTTCTGGAATCAAGTTCAATGAActaatgaaacaaacacagtgaggaggtGGATCCCCAGCCGGCCGACTCAGTCACCTGATCTCAACCTGGTCTCAGTCTGACTGAGCTGCGATCCCCCTGCTGAAGTCCAGACTAATGCACAGAGACCCCCGCAGAGGCTGCAGTGAATCCTGGGAGAGCAGGAGGCAAAGCATGGTGGGTCAAAGCCTCttaattttatttgtgatttatttgtcCCCCGACACAGAATTTTCAAGAGTGAGTTTATTCCAGTGTCTGGACCCTGTATTCATGACACATCCACagaatacaa
The sequence above is drawn from the Seriola aureovittata isolate HTS-2021-v1 ecotype China chromosome 22, ASM2101889v1, whole genome shotgun sequence genome and encodes:
- the tmpoa gene encoding thymopoietin a isoform X3 — protein: MPEYLDDPSVLTKDKLKSELLAHNVELPSGNPNKDVYVQLYLKNLTAQNKKHVTATTLDAFSSDEELPPPVVSNRSRSSGRKATRKTDKVPPEELDVTMLTDEGLRDELLKHGVDAGPIVASTRKLYEKKLQKLLDNGPVQPPQLVLTEIQVNHNGKSESDLYSDKEDEVTPESEPVADPEPAPLVERPVRSRGKTPVTTRTRSSQHHTIHREELGLARPKHSKDSSDKPIALLNTALLEEPEPQRSARLSSPLVHLTRVEPLTFRPTCNISPIKRQESRWTVSDQVSAAGVEKITASDQNLKVDESDVLKELFPNDINSPTGITATCRRPIRGAAGRPLKSSDLWNSENCLFSPKTTKTSSSSSSYTESCTVNRVTSLPPSTPSTSFTSSTSTSSFSNSSSRLLSAAPPAGPTKAERRGMSLWIKLFLLAIVAAFLFLVYQAMETNTINPFVGSDTDVASSSAA
- the tmpoa gene encoding thymopoietin a isoform X6; translation: MSLPQSPAGETLPHHVGPKLKFGPAVKTAAEVCRAAGSSHWKIHREELGLARPKHSKDSSDKPIALLNTALLEEPEPQRSARLSSPLVHLTRVEPLTFRPTCNISPIKRQESRWTVSDQVSAAGEEEFVPPDVQLVKQRQQKITSFLSTCSPVRTHSYTPTLSEGVLVRQVEKITASDQNLKVDESDVLKELFPNDINSPTGITATCRRPIRGAAGRPLKSSDLWNSENCLFSPKTTKTSSSSSSYTESCTVNRVTSLPPSTPSTSFTSSTSTSSFSNSSSRLLSAAPPAGPTKAERRGMSLWIKLFLLAIVAAFLFLVYQAMETNTINPFVGSDTDVASSSAA
- the tmpoa gene encoding thymopoietin a isoform X2, coding for MPEYLDDPSVLTKDKLKSELLAHNVELPSGNPNKDVYVQLYLKNLTAQNKKHVTATTLDAFSSDEELPPPVVSNRSRSSGRKATRKTDKVPPEELDVTMLTDEGLRDELLKHGVDAGPIVASTRKLYEKKLQKLLDNGPVQPPQLVLTEIQVNHNGKSESDLYSDKEDEVTPESEPVADPEPAPLVERPVRSRGKTPVTTRTRSSQHHTEPEPQRSARLSSPLVHLTRVEPLTFRPTCNISPIKRQESRWTVSDQVSAAGEEEFVPPDVQLVKQRQQKITSFLSTCSPVRTHSYTPTLSEGVLVRQVEKITASDQNLKVDESDVLKELFPNDINSPTGITATCRRPIRGAAGRPLKSSDLWNSENCLFSPKTTKTSSSSSSYTESCTVNRVTSLPPSTPSTSFTSSTSTSSFSNSSSRLLSAAPPAGPTKAERRGMSLWIKLFLLAIVAAFLFLVYQAMETNTINPFVGSDTDVASSSAA
- the tmpoa gene encoding thymopoietin a isoform X1, whose product is MPEYLDDPSVLTKDKLKSELLAHNVELPSGNPNKDVYVQLYLKNLTAQNKKHVTATTLDAFSSDEELPPPVVSNRSRSSGRKATRKTDKVPPEELDVTMLTDEGLRDELLKHGVDAGPIVASTRKLYEKKLQKLLDNGPVQPPQLVLTEIQVNHNGKSESDLYSDKEDEVTPESEPVADPEPAPLVERPVRSRGKTPVTTRTRSSQHHTIHREELGLARPKHSKDSSDKPIALLNTALLEEPEPQRSARLSSPLVHLTRVEPLTFRPTCNISPIKRQESRWTVSDQVSAAGEEEFVPPDVQLVKQRQQKITSFLSTCSPVRTHSYTPTLSEGVLVRQVEKITASDQNLKVDESDVLKELFPNDINSPTGITATCRRPIRGAAGRPLKSSDLWNSENCLFSPKTTKTSSSSSSYTESCTVNRVTSLPPSTPSTSFTSSTSTSSFSNSSSRLLSAAPPAGPTKAERRGMSLWIKLFLLAIVAAFLFLVYQAMETNTINPFVGSDTDVASSSAA